The genome window CTGCCAGTAGTCGCGCGACGCGTCGCCGCGCGCATTCGAACGTTTGAGCGACAGCACGGAGCGCAGTGCGTAGATGGTGCGCATCCACTTCTTGGTGGTGCGAGCGCGCAGGAGCCATCGCGCCAGCGGGCCGGCGTGCAGCCCGATGCGCTGGATGTAGGGGGTGTTGATCACGGCGACCGGGACGCCGGTGAGGCGCTCGGTGAGGACGATGTCCTGCGCATCGGCGTCGACGATCCCCTGCTTGTAGCGGGGGTGCGCGCTGCACTCGTCGGTGGCAATGAAGCGCGTCCCCATCTGCACGCCGGCATAGCCGAGCGAGAGTGCGCGCGCGTAGTCATCGACGTCGCCGATCCCGCCCGCGCACACGAGGGGGAGGGCAAACGGGGCGAGTTCGTCGTACAGCGCTTCCATGGTGCGCGAGCCGGCATGCCCGCCGGCACGCGCGTTTACCCCGATGAGGCCATCGCACCCGGCGTCCACCCCCTTGCGCGCCCACCGCGCCTCGGTCACGTCGTGGTAGACGACTCCGCCAGCTGCATGCACGCGGTCGCACACCCAGCGCGGGTTTCCCAGCGACGTGACGAAGAAGCGAACCCCTTCCTCGAGCGCGATCTCGACCCATCGCACCATGCGCTCGTGATAGGTGCGCGAGGTGGCCTCGATGAGCGCGTTCATCCCGATCGGGCGTCCGCCGGCGAGGCGCCGCATGAGGCGCACCCCCTCGCGGAAGTCGTGCCCGTGCACGTAGGTGAGCGAGATGGGCTGCAGGATGCCTAACGCGCCGGCCGCGGAAACGGCGGCCACCAGCGCCGGGTTGGAGCAGGGGTACATCGCCCCGCACAGAATGGGGAGCTCGATGCCGGCGTGGCGCGTGAGCGGCGTATCCATCGGTGCGGCAGAACCTACAGCGTGCGCCCCTGCCTGACGAGGGGCGCCGATGGTTGCCGCGACGAGCGCCCGACGTTCCTCACAGGTGCCGGAGGAATCGATCGGGGCTCGCCAGGAAGTCGCGCGTGAGCGCGACGTGCTCCAGCGCTCCGTACGGCACGGCGCTCACCGGGAGCGCGTCGAACGAGTAGATGGTGGAGTCGGGAAAGGCGAGGAGGATGGGCGAGTGCGTGGCGATGATGAACTGGGAACCCTGCGCAATCATCTCCTTGAGCATCGCCATGAGCGCGAGCTGGCTCTGCGGCGAGAGCGGCGCCTCGGGTTCGTCCAGGAGATAGAGGCCACCGGGGACGAAGCGCGACTGGAACAGCTTGAGGAAGCTCTGCCCGTGCGAGTTGGCGTCGAGGTCGATGCCGTAGCGCGCCTCCATGTCATGCAACGAGGCGGCGATCGGCCCGCGTCGCAACGCGCGCGCGTACGCCGTGCGATCGCGGTACTCCTCGTCCACCGCGGCCAGTTCGGCGACGAAGGCGGCTCGCATCAGCGCCAGCGTCTTTGTGAAACCGAAGAAGTCCTCGGCGCGCAGGAAGAAACCGCGCCGCGCCCGGCCGCGGCGCCAGCTGAGCGCAATGCTCGCCGCCAGCGATCGTTGGGCGACGAGCGTCTCGTCGGCCTCCACGCGCATCTCGCTCCCTACCGCGGGAAGCCCGGCGGCGGCAGCAACGGCCTCCAGCAGCGTCGACTTCCCCGACCCGTTCTCTCCCACGAAGAAGGTGACCGCCGACGGGAAGTCGAGCACGTCCATCGTGCGGATGGCGGGGACCGAGTACGGAAAGCGCTCGCTCCCGCCGGCTGGCGCCGGGCGCAGTCGCAACGAGCGCAGCGGGAGGGAGGTGGTCGAACTCGACATGGATGCCCGAACGGGCAGCATTGTGGGGAGGCGCTTCGTATACGGGCGTCGGCACTGGCGCCGCACGTCGCCCGGCCGGAGTTTAGCGCCTGAATCATCACGTCTGGAGCCATCTCATGCGAACATCCGTCAGCATCGCGCTCTCGTCAGGGGCGCTGCTCGCCATCAGTACGCTCGCGCCGGCGGGCATCGGGGCTCAGGGAGGAGGGCGTGCCTTCACCCCTGCCGACTGGTACAAGGTCACCACGCTCGGCAGCCCATCGATTTCCCCCGATGGCAAGCGAGTGGCCTTCACCGTGACCACGGTCAAGGAGAGCGAGAACCGGCGCCACAGCGAGGTCTGGGTGGTCTCGACGGCGGGCGGTGAGGCGCAACGCTTCACGACCGCTGCGTACGAGTCCTCGAATCCGCGCTGGTCGCCGGACGGGACGTGGCTCCTCTTTGCGTCGCAGCGTCCGGGAGGCGGACGGGGGCGCTCGTGGGGGCTGCGCATGGATCAACCTGGTGGTGAGGCGGTCGCGACCGATCGCTACCCGGCGGGTTCGGTGCCGAGCGACAAGCGATTCGTGGTGTGGAGTGAGGGGGGAGCGGCCGACTCCGCGGGCGTCGACACCACGCGCCGCGATCCGTTCGCCCGCATGCAGCCCATGGCGCGCCCGCCGTTTGGCGCGATCACGCGCCCGGTGGAGCCGGCGCGCTTCGACGGGCGGCATATCACCGAGATGCGCTACAAGTCCAACGGGCCGGGCTTCCTTCCCGGGCCGCGCGAGAAGCGGACGTATCGCCCCATGCAGGTGTGGATGCAGCCGCTGGACGCGACGGGGAAGAAGCGACTCATCGATAGCACGGCGTATTCGCGGCGGTCGGCGGTTGTTTCACCTGACGGGAAGTCCATCGTCTTCATTGCCGATCCGGCGCTGCGCCCCGACTCGGTGGTGGAGGCCGAGCGTGATTCGCTGGCCCGGTTACCGTACAACGCCAAGCGCGACGAGGCGCCGCGTAACGACGCGGACCTCTTCATCATCCCGGTTGGCGGCGGCACGCCGCGCCGCCTCACGAGTGCGATGGGGAGTGAGGGAGACCCGCAGTGGTCGCCCGACGGGAAGTGGATCGCCTTCACCGGCTCTCCCACGCGCACGAGCAGCGAGCGGCTCTATGTCGTCGACGCGAATGGCGGGACGCCCACCAACCTGCTGGGTGACTGGCAGTACGAGCCGGGCGCCTTCGAGTGGCTCCCCGACGGGCGCATCCTGATGGGCGCCGAGGTCGGCGGGCGTTCGGCGCTCTTTCACCTCGACCCCAGGGACAAGTCGCTCAAGGAAGTGCTGGGCGGGCGCCGCCAGCTGCGCGGCTTCTCCACCGACGAATCGGGCCAGCACGTGGTGTACGTCGCGACGAGCATGGACAAGCCGACCGAACTCTACATCGCGAATGTCGACGGGAGCAACGAACGCCGCCTCACGAGCTTCAACGATGCGCTCCTCAAGGATGTGGCCTTCAGCGATGCGGAACGCTTCACCTACAAGAGCGTCGGCAACCTCGACATCGAAGGGTGGCTGATGAAGCCGTACGGATACCAGCCGGGGAAGCGGTATCCGGTGGCGCTGTACATCCACGGCGGCCCGCACTCGGCTTATGGCGAGGGATGGTTCGACGAGTTCCAGAACCTGGCCGGCGCCGGGATGTTTGTCCTCTTCACCAATCCGCGCGGCTCGTCAGGCTACGGGGCCAAGTTCACGTACGCCACGCGCGGACGCTGGTTCGCCGAGGACTACGAGGACCTGATGAAGGCGGTGGACCTGGTCGCGAAGCGCCCCGACATCGACTCGACGCGCATGGGAGTCACCGGGGGGTCGTACGGCGGCGTGATGACCGCGTGGGTCACGGTGAAGACCAGCCGGTTCCGTGCGGCGCAAACCGATCGCATGATCAGCGACTGGTGGTCGTGGTACGGCACCTCGGATGCACAGGGGCTCACGGAGTTCGAGTTCTATGGCAAGCCGTGGGACAACCCGGCGATGTACGACTCGCTCTCTCCCATCCGCTACATCCGCAAGGTGAAGACGCCGACGCTGATGGTGCAGTCGGAAGAAGACCACCGCACGCCGATGACGGACGCCGAGCAGTGGTTCATCGGGCTCAAGAAGCAGGGGACGCCGGTCGAGTTCGTGCGGTACCCGCGCTCTACGCACGACCTGTCGCGCACGGGTGAGCCGTGGCTCCTCGTCGATCGCCTGGGGCGGTTGCGGCAGTGGTTCGGCTATTGGCTGTTGGGGGAAACGGGTGAGAAGGCAGCCAGCGGTCGATAACCTGACGCCTGGCGACGTTGCATCATTCGCGCGGCGCGGAACTGTCCGCGCCGCGCGCTTCGTTTGCCTGGTGTGACAGCGATTCTCGCTTGGCTCGCCGCCTTGCAGGGGGCGGCGCTCGTGCTGGTCATCGCGCGGCTCCTTCCGGGGCGGACGCGCCGCCCCCCCGTTGCACCGCGTCCCGAAGGGCTGGAGGGGACGTCGGTGTCGGTCGTGGTCGCCACGCTCAACGAGGCGCGACGCATTGGGCCGTGCCTTTCGGGGCTGGGGCGCCAGGGGGCGCCACTCGCCGAAGTGATCGTCGTCGATTCGCATTCCACCGACGGCACGCCGGAGTTGGTGGAGGCCGTTGCGGCTGGCGACGCGCGCTTTCGCCTCGTGAACGATCCGCCGCTCCCACCAGGGTGGGTGGGAAAGGTCTGGGCGCTCCAGCATGGATTGTTCGCGGCAACAGGCGAGTGGGTGCTCGGCATCGACGCCGACACCGAGCCGCGACCGGGAATGGTGGCCGCCGTCGTGCATTCGGCGCGTGAGCACGGCTACGACGTGGTCTCGTTCTCCCCGCGCTTCGCCGACATGACGGTGGGCGAGCAGTGGTTGCAGCCGTCGATGCTCCTCACGCTCGTCTATCGCGTCGGGGCCGCCGGGATGGTCGATCCGCCGCCCCATCGCGTGATGGCCAATGGGCAGTGCTTCCTGGCGCGCCGCGACGTTCTCCTGGCCAACGGCGGCTACGAAGGTGCCCGGCAGTCGTGGGCCGACGATGTCACCCTCGCGCGCACACTGGCCGCGCGCGGCGTCCGTGTAGGCTTCCTGGACGGGTCTGAGCTCTACAAGGTGCGTGCATACGAGGGACTCGCGCACATGTGGCGGGAGTGGGGGCGCTCGTTCGACCTGAGCGACGCCACCACCCGCGCCCGGCAGTGGTTCGACGTCGCCCACGTCGTCCTCGCACAAGGGCTGCCGTGGCTCGTGCTCGCGGCGTTCGCCTTGGGCCTCGTCACCGGCGAGGGGTGGGCCGCTCGCGCACTGCTGGGCGTGAACGTGGCGCTGGTGATCATCCGGCTGGCGATGCTTGGGGCGCTCCGCGGGAGCTATGAGCGGTGCGGTATCGGCTTCTGGCTGTCGCCGCTGTCCGACCCGGTGGCCGCGTGGCGCCTGGTCCTGTCGTCGGCGCGCCGACCGCGGGGGTGGCGTGGTCGGACCTTTTCGTTAGGCGAGACGGACGCCGGGTGAGCGGGGCGCCGAGACACCGGTGCGGTCCGACCGCCCGAACCTATTGCTGACGTCGCCGACAAACCAACTCCCCTATTCAAGAAAAACAGGAGAAGACGCACGGCGATTTGGTCGCGTCAGCGCTTCCCCTCCATTTCCCCGGAAGTCGTCAGCGGGTTTCCCGACAGACGAATCCCGTCCCAAGTCCGATGCTCTCTGCGTCGGTACGCAACGACCGGAGGCGCTGTTCCCTGCAGCGCTCGCGTTGGCGGGCAGGTGACTCCGGGAGGTACTACACCACAGGCGCATCATGCATCAGTGACCCGCCGACGGTCACATGCGCCGCCCGGAGGAGTCCGTCGTGTCCGTGACGAACGAAGTCGTGGCGAGCGGCAGAACCCTCGCGCCCAGAAGGGCGCCCGAGGTCCGTCGACTGCGTGAACACACCGTCGAAGTCGTCTCCGACTCCGGTGAAGGGGCGCAGAAGTGTTCGCAGATCTTCGGAGCGGTTACCGCCAAGATGGGCAACGGCGTGTGGACCGTGGAGATCATCCCCGCCGAGATCCAGCCCCCGGCCCGCGTGCCCGAGGGGGCCAGCGGCAACCGAATCCGCATCGGTGCCACCGCGGTGACCAACTGGGGCGACCAGACCAACCTGGTGGTCGCCTTCAACGAGCAGGTCCTGCTGGCGCGCCACCGGCTGGCGGCGCTCGCCCCGGATGCCACGATCCTCATCGAGGACAAGTGGGCGACGCACGAGGATCCGGACATTCGCGAGCAGTGGACGCGCGCCATGCAGGAGCTGAGCGGCGCGAGCTACCGCATTGTCCCGGTGCCGATGGAGGAGCAGTGCCTGACGCTGGTGGACAACCCGCGCAAGGGCAAGAACATGTTCGCGCTCGGCATGCTCGCGTGGATCTACGACCGCGACCTCGAGCGCATCCACGAGCAGATTGCCCACACCTTCCGCAGAAAGTCGGAGGCGGTCTACCAGAGCAGTGTGGACCTGGTGCGGCTGGGCTACGACTGGGCGAGCGAGCACCTGGACTTCCGCGTCGAGGTGCCGCCGGCGCCGAGCGATCGCGCCATGGTGGTGATGAACGGCAACGAGGCGTTGGGGATGGGTGCCATCGCCTCGGGAATGGAGCTGTGCGCGATGTATCCCATCACGCCGGCCACCTCGGTCTCGCACTACCTGTCGGAGGTGTTCGAGCGCTTTGGAGGCGTGGTGCACCAGGCGGAGGACGAGATTGCGGCTGCCGGTGTGGCGATCGGCGCGTCGTACGCGGGCAAGGTCGCCTTCACCATCACCTCCGGCCCCGGACTCGCGCTCAAGACGGAGTTCATCGGCCTCGCGGTGATGACCGAGATCCCGCTGGTGGTGGTCGACGTGCAACGTGGCGGCCCCAGCACCGGGCTCCCGACCAAGGTCGAACAGTCGGACCTGCTGGCGGCGCTCTACGCGCAGCCGGGTGACGCCCCGCGCGTCGTCATCGCACCGGCGACGATAGAGGAGTGCTTCCACGTCATGGTCACCGCGCGCCGGATTGCCGAGGCGTTCCGCTGCGTCGTGATGGTGCTGTCGGATGCCAACCTCGCCACCGGGGTGCAGCCGTATCCGCGTCCGGCGATCGATGCGCGGTGGCAGGCCGACCCGATCGACCTCTCGGCGATCCCGGACGGGCTCAAGCCCTACCAGTGGAATGCGGAGACAGGGCTCTCGCGCCGCGTCATTCCCGGGCAGGGGGGCGGGATGCACACCGTCACCGGGCTCTCGCACGACGAGGGGAGCAAGGTGGCGTACAGCGCCGGCGTCCACGCGAAGGGGATGGCGATGCGCAGCCGCAAGCTCGCCGTGCTCGGCTCGCTGCTCACGCCGCCCACGACGTACGGGGCCGACGAGGGCGAACTGCTGATCGTGGGATGGGGGAGCACCAAGGGGGCGATCGAGGAAGCGGTGGATCGAGCGCGCGCCGCGGGGCTGTCGGTGGCGGCGTTGCACCTGCGCTTCCTGTCGCCCATGGAACCGGGGCTCAAGGAGATCTTCTCGCGCTTCCGGAAGGTGGCGACGGTCGAGATCAACTACAGCGATTCGATGGGCGATCCGTACATCACCGAGGACAACCGCCGCCGCGGCCAGCTTTCGTGGTTGCTGCGTGCGCAGACGCTGATCGATGTCGACTGCTGGACGCGGACCCCGGGCGAACCGCTGCGCCCCGGCGCCATCGTCGAGGCCATTCACTCCCTGATGCCACAGACGCGCGCGGCGCGAGGTGACGCATGAGCGCCTGTTCCCTCCACGTCCTGGCCACGGACGACGAGCGTACCTTCGAGGTGAACGATTACGAAGGGGCGCGGGCGAGATGGTGTCCCGGCTGCGGCGATCACTCGGTACTCGCCGCGGTGGAACGCCTCCTGGCCGCCGAGCAACTCAAGCCCGAGGAGACGGTCTTTGTCTCCGGGATCGGGTGCTCGTCACGCTTTCCGCACTACCTCAGGACGTACGGCTTTCACGGGATCCACGGGCGCGCCCTGCCCGTGGCAACGGGGATCAAGCTGCATCGTCCGGAGCTGTCGGTCTTTGTGGTGATGGGCGATGGCGACTGCACGTCGATCGGGGCGGGGCACTGGGTGCACACGTTGCGCTACAACCCGCACATGGTCGTGATGATGCTCGACAACGGCATCTACGGCCTCACGAAGAACCAGACGTCGCCCACGACGCCGCAGGGCGTACCGAGCAACACCCAGCCGCACGGCTCGATCCTGATGCCACTCAACCCGCTCTCCGTGGCACTCGGCGTGAGCAATGCATCGTTTGTCGCGCAGACGGCCGAGTTCGTGCCGGCGCACCTGTATGCGACGCTGCGGGCCGCCTACCATCATCGCGGTCTCTCGTTTGTCCGCGTGCTGCAGCGCTGCCCGGTCTTCACCCCCGGGATCTTTGCCGACGCGGTGAAGAAGCCGGCGCTGGTGGAGATGCTCGTGCACGACGACGGCGTGATGGTGCCGGAGCTGGACGCGATCTACAAGTCGCGCATCGCGCACGACCCGCGCGACCTCGATCGCGCGCGGCAGCTGGCGGATGCCACCGACACCATCAAGCTCGGCGTCTACTTCAAGGACCCGGCGCGACCGCGGTACGAGGAGGTGCGTCGCGTGACGCCGCGCACTTCGCAGGAGCGCACGGACCTCCTCAATGCGGAGCTCGATCGCTATGCCGTCTGATCCGAGGGTCCAACTGGCGCTCGACCGGCTCGCGCGTCCCATCGGGGAGTTCCGCTCGACGGTCGCGGGCGCGCTCGCCCAGGCGGAGTCGTTCCTCGCCGCCGAGGAGC of Gemmatimonadaceae bacterium contains these proteins:
- a CDS encoding glycosyltransferase, with amino-acid sequence MTAILAWLAALQGAALVLVIARLLPGRTRRPPVAPRPEGLEGTSVSVVVATLNEARRIGPCLSGLGRQGAPLAEVIVVDSHSTDGTPELVEAVAAGDARFRLVNDPPLPPGWVGKVWALQHGLFAATGEWVLGIDADTEPRPGMVAAVVHSAREHGYDVVSFSPRFADMTVGEQWLQPSMLLTLVYRVGAAGMVDPPPHRVMANGQCFLARRDVLLANGGYEGARQSWADDVTLARTLAARGVRVGFLDGSELYKVRAYEGLAHMWREWGRSFDLSDATTRARQWFDVAHVVLAQGLPWLVLAAFALGLVTGEGWAARALLGVNVALVIIRLAMLGALRGSYERCGIGFWLSPLSDPVAAWRLVLSSARRPRGWRGRTFSLGETDAG
- a CDS encoding S9 family peptidase codes for the protein MRTSVSIALSSGALLAISTLAPAGIGAQGGGRAFTPADWYKVTTLGSPSISPDGKRVAFTVTTVKESENRRHSEVWVVSTAGGEAQRFTTAAYESSNPRWSPDGTWLLFASQRPGGGRGRSWGLRMDQPGGEAVATDRYPAGSVPSDKRFVVWSEGGAADSAGVDTTRRDPFARMQPMARPPFGAITRPVEPARFDGRHITEMRYKSNGPGFLPGPREKRTYRPMQVWMQPLDATGKKRLIDSTAYSRRSAVVSPDGKSIVFIADPALRPDSVVEAERDSLARLPYNAKRDEAPRNDADLFIIPVGGGTPRRLTSAMGSEGDPQWSPDGKWIAFTGSPTRTSSERLYVVDANGGTPTNLLGDWQYEPGAFEWLPDGRILMGAEVGGRSALFHLDPRDKSLKEVLGGRRQLRGFSTDESGQHVVYVATSMDKPTELYIANVDGSNERRLTSFNDALLKDVAFSDAERFTYKSVGNLDIEGWLMKPYGYQPGKRYPVALYIHGGPHSAYGEGWFDEFQNLAGAGMFVLFTNPRGSSGYGAKFTYATRGRWFAEDYEDLMKAVDLVAKRPDIDSTRMGVTGGSYGGVMTAWVTVKTSRFRAAQTDRMISDWWSWYGTSDAQGLTEFEFYGKPWDNPAMYDSLSPIRYIRKVKTPTLMVQSEEDHRTPMTDAEQWFIGLKKQGTPVEFVRYPRSTHDLSRTGEPWLLVDRLGRLRQWFGYWLLGETGEKAASGR
- a CDS encoding AAA family ATPase yields the protein MSSSTTSLPLRSLRLRPAPAGGSERFPYSVPAIRTMDVLDFPSAVTFFVGENGSGKSTLLEAVAAAAGLPAVGSEMRVEADETLVAQRSLAASIALSWRRGRARRGFFLRAEDFFGFTKTLALMRAAFVAELAAVDEEYRDRTAYARALRRGPIAASLHDMEARYGIDLDANSHGQSFLKLFQSRFVPGGLYLLDEPEAPLSPQSQLALMAMLKEMIAQGSQFIIATHSPILLAFPDSTIYSFDALPVSAVPYGALEHVALTRDFLASPDRFLRHL
- a CDS encoding nitronate monooxygenase, giving the protein MDTPLTRHAGIELPILCGAMYPCSNPALVAAVSAAGALGILQPISLTYVHGHDFREGVRLMRRLAGGRPIGMNALIEATSRTYHERMVRWVEIALEEGVRFFVTSLGNPRWVCDRVHAAGGVVYHDVTEARWARKGVDAGCDGLIGVNARAGGHAGSRTMEALYDELAPFALPLVCAGGIGDVDDYARALSLGYAGVQMGTRFIATDECSAHPRYKQGIVDADAQDIVLTERLTGVPVAVINTPYIQRIGLHAGPLARWLLRARTTKKWMRTIYALRSVLSLKRSNARGDASRDYWQAGRSVAGIHAVEPVATILDRFRRATVPAPPLTSHA
- a CDS encoding 2-oxoacid:acceptor oxidoreductase subunit alpha, which codes for MSVTNEVVASGRTLAPRRAPEVRRLREHTVEVVSDSGEGAQKCSQIFGAVTAKMGNGVWTVEIIPAEIQPPARVPEGASGNRIRIGATAVTNWGDQTNLVVAFNEQVLLARHRLAALAPDATILIEDKWATHEDPDIREQWTRAMQELSGASYRIVPVPMEEQCLTLVDNPRKGKNMFALGMLAWIYDRDLERIHEQIAHTFRRKSEAVYQSSVDLVRLGYDWASEHLDFRVEVPPAPSDRAMVVMNGNEALGMGAIASGMELCAMYPITPATSVSHYLSEVFERFGGVVHQAEDEIAAAGVAIGASYAGKVAFTITSGPGLALKTEFIGLAVMTEIPLVVVDVQRGGPSTGLPTKVEQSDLLAALYAQPGDAPRVVIAPATIEECFHVMVTARRIAEAFRCVVMVLSDANLATGVQPYPRPAIDARWQADPIDLSAIPDGLKPYQWNAETGLSRRVIPGQGGGMHTVTGLSHDEGSKVAYSAGVHAKGMAMRSRKLAVLGSLLTPPTTYGADEGELLIVGWGSTKGAIEEAVDRARAAGLSVAALHLRFLSPMEPGLKEIFSRFRKVATVEINYSDSMGDPYITEDNRRRGQLSWLLRAQTLIDVDCWTRTPGEPLRPGAIVEAIHSLMPQTRAARGDA